In the genome of Physeter macrocephalus isolate SW-GA chromosome 20, ASM283717v5, whole genome shotgun sequence, one region contains:
- the C20H10orf105 gene encoding uncharacterized protein C10orf105 homolog → MSTEGPSPLAFLTAPVTPGRLSEAVDPIPVLIALACIFLLLATCLLFMTLCKPAALDPRRRWACECMPHHPGSPSEPQLRLWKRLGSLRRSLHGPRRGWSAPRRPLPGGEDHDDCDCTESTKM, encoded by the coding sequence ATGAGCACAGAGGGCCCCAGCCCCCTCGCCTTCCTCACAGCTCCTGTCACTCCGGGGAGGCTCTCAGAGGCAGTTGACCCCATCCCCGTACTCATTGCCCTGGCCTGCATCTTCCTCCTGCTGGCCACCTGTCTGCTGTTCATGACCCTCTGCAAGCCCGCTGCGCTGGATCCGAGgcgccgctgggcctgcgagtgCATGCCGCACCACCCGGGGAGCCCCAGTGAGCCCCAGCTCCGGCTCTGGAAGCGCCTGGGCTCTCTGCGTCGCTCCCTGCACGGCCCCCGCCGTGGCTGGTCTGCCCCAAGGCGCCCCCTGCCGGGCGGAGAGGACCACGACGACTGTGACTGCACAGAATCTACCAAGATGTGA